DNA from Thunnus maccoyii chromosome 5, fThuMac1.1, whole genome shotgun sequence:
GTGCCACCGAAAACTGTGGTGGAAGCTAATGTAGCAGAGAGGTGAGGCACGGAGGGGGTTAGTCATCCTTTTCCATGGGAAAGTGCAGGGTGGAAGTGGCAGCTGTGCATCTATCCAGTTGTCTTGGAGAACACATTTTTAGGATGTCCAGTAGAGCTAGAATAATAGATAAATCAGTGGAATGACATATTTGCCCAAATTTGCTAATTGCAGATGTATTtgtattgtgtatatgttgGCTGATTTAAATAACAGGAAATGTCAGTACAGAAAtaccaaagatatgtttgagaTCTTTTAAGAAACAGCATGTGCGTtgcatagtttgtccaccagagagcactgacaagtttattttttaactgcAAAATGTCTCACTCAGTACATATCTCAGTCACAATTTATCAAAAAGATTTGTCaatgttatttgtttgtgtaagaagaaaaaaaaaaaaaaggatgaataTAATATATTGGTCACTGCTGTTGCAACTCTGTTATCTGTACTGGTCACTTGCAAATAAACTCAACTTGAACTTGCGCCAATAACAATAACCACAGAGAGCGCATGGAGGGAGGAAGACAGACATAGACTGCAGATAGTCTTGCAGTCACATTAACCAGATTTTAGGGGACTTTAAGAACTTTCCAGAGAACATCTTTCTGAGGCTAATGGAAAATACTTGCTGGACTATCATGATCCTTCTCTTTCCAAGTTTTATAGTAATTTCCTAGAAAACCTGCATATGGAAAGCAGGACAGTTTGGATGCCAAGAAATGTGTtccctcatttttcttttttttttttttctctcctcttgtttctcaATCAGGGCACACCTCCTCCTGGACCAGTACCGTAAAAAGTCCAAACTCTACCGCAGCAAGGTGCTTCTTGTCCCCCTGGGGGACGACTTCCGCTACGACAAGGCCCTGGAGTGGGATCAGCAGTACATCAACTACCAGAAGCTCTTTGACTACATGAATTCTCACCCGGAGATGCATGTACAGGTGAGAGAATAATTTGTCAACTGTCACAAATAGTGTtactaaatatatttatatattttgcagccttttcattgtttttgtgcttCTGAGAGCAGTGCACCCAGTATCTCAGTGTACAACCTGTCTTGTCGTAATGAATCATGCAGTGGCGTTGCTGATAGAACAAAGAATCTGTCACAACTCAATGTTTGGTTCTGAAGATGCCATGTAAGATGAAAGCCGCATGCATAATAATgagagattttcttttcttttgttctgttCAGCTGTATTTGAGTAaggtctttttttgtttttttttttttgtttttttttaacatctgtcTCCGGCTGCTCCTCCAGGCTCAGTTCGGGACTCTCTCAGACTACTTCAATGCTGTATACAAAGCGCATGGAGTGGCCCAGGGATCCAGACCTGCAGACTTCCCAGTGCTGAGCGGAGATTTCTTTGCCTATGCAGACCGTGAAGACCACTACTGGACTGGCTATTTCACCTCGCGGCCCTTTTACAAGAGCCTGGATCGTGTGATTGAGTCGCACCTCAGGTAggacagacacaacacacacaacctgGGGTGTGTTAATAGTGCTCCACTTTTAATAATACATATGGAGTTATACAACATCTTCACAACATCTACATCTTGTTTGCAATGCAAATTGTGGCTTACTAGGTTAAAGCACCAGCAACAGCCTGTATACAAATTAAAGGCAGACAGTCCAAATCCAAGCACGACTGGAACTTGGTATGACTCCAAAACTAATACACCAGACAACAACTACATCtaagttattaatgttttctgttgctgtttaaaacattgtttacatctgtattttttgtgaACGCAGCAGGCAGCAAAACAAGCCTGTATTTTCAATTATTAGTTGTTTTatgtcagttgtttttttctatgtaaTATTCATGTGGTCAGAAAAGAAATACTGAATGGGCTTTTATTGCTCATCACTGTctttgttgcatttctccaaTATCTCCCTACTTTGGACTAAGGctacaactaacgattattttcattatcgattaatttgtcgattattttctcagttaattgattagttcTTTATGGTGTGTTAAGtcagaaaaagataaaaaaatgttgatcgTTTCCTTAAGCCCAAGATGCaaactaaaatgtcttgttttgtcccgtccaacagtccacaacccaaagatattcagtttactgtcatggaggaaacaagaaaatattcacatttgagaagctggaaccagagaattagggtattttttttcttaaaaagtgactcaaaatgatgaactgattatcaaaatagttaattaattttctgacaatctacttatcgattaatcgactaattgtttcagctctgctttggtacaataaagcaaaacaaacaaccaaaacataacatgcacattGTTAACATTAACAGAAAGGTGTGTCCATGTATGCTTGTTGCATGAAAGCCCGGTTTGGATTTCAATGCATTTTGTTGGAACATGCAAAATAAGAAAAGCTTACGCTGGCTTgatttacattatatataaacTTCAACTTCAGTCTcaacttaaaaagtgaaataaaaactttCACAGGAACCATTGCAATTTTCTAAAATGACAGTTGAATACGAGACCCTGTTTGAAAAAAGTATAATAATGTGAACACTTTTAACCGACTCAATAAAGCCATCAAAATCTTACTGGAACAGCTTCTCATTGATAgctgtttgtcattgtgtttcaGGGGGGCAGAGATCCTCTACAGCCTGGCGGTTGCCAACGCTCGACATGCAGGCATGGAAGGACGCTACCCGGTTGCAGATTATGCCCTGCTAGTCGATGCAAGGCGCTCTGTTGCCCTCTTCCAGCATCATGATGCCATCACCGGCACCGCGAAGGAGAATGTTGTTGTTGACTATGGCACCAAGTAAGAATCTGTGCTTTAGGAAGAAATGACAGTATAGATTGGATAGATTgagttcttaaaaaaaaaaaagatattaaatagAAGAACTGTGCCTCCCCTTTGTTAATCCTCTGTCTTTGTGGCAATTTTATACTTGCTTGTTCAATACCTTGaagcaaaaaaacaagctgTCTGCTGTGACTGCTGCTGAGCCATTgattcttcctccttctccctaGATTACTGCGTTCACTCATCGGTCTGAAGAGAGTAATCATCAATGCTGCTCATTTCCTGGTGATGAAGAACAAAGAGTTTTATCGCTTCTACCAGACAGAGCCTTTCCTGGAGACGGTAAGAGGAAACATGGGGTGGGCGGGAGGGGGTGACCCTCTGACACTGCATAataaactgtttggaaaaacaTGCATATTTCTGACTTGTTAttattcagtgtgtttctgtgttataTCTCCTCTCCTGTAGGACGACAGGCGAGCTACTCAAGACTCTCTGCCTCAGCGCACTTTAATCGAGCTGGACCCAGCAGGACCCAGGTATTATCTGCATCCCCTCGCATCTTTCATCCCCTCCCCCGCTTCCTCCCTTGGCTACTCCTCCACCATCCTTTGCctttgattacttttttttttttctccttgctACCAGGTATCTGGTCTTGTTCAACCCCATTGAGCAGGAGCGGCTGTGTGTGGTTACTGTGTTGGTCAACACAGTCAGGGTGAGGGTGCTCACTGAGGATGGACAGACCCTCCCTGTGCAGCTGAGTGCTCAGTGGAGCTCTGCAAGTCAAATGAGTGCGGAAGTATTTGAGGTAAGAGATTATGTTTATTAGGCCTTGTTTTTTATTCTAGAGATCCCCCTCCACACATGAAAACAgacttctagtgtcaaactctgcacatacatcattctgcacagagaaactcaaacatccaaatgaaagaacaagaagaaaaacacatttttgacttaATATTCCACGTTTGGCACATCTTGATACAACATTATTATGCATAGAATCTGAGCTAAGTTGATTTGGACAAAAGCGCTTACCAAATGAATGTATgtaatggagaaaaataaaataaaaagtactCCACATGGAACAGAATTTGCAATAAAAAGATTTCTGCACAGTTATGTGCCTGAAGTCTTCTCCACCTTCCTTTTTGATGTCTACCTGCAAGCCAGCACTAGAACAGACTCTTTGAGTAAAAAAATGCATCCCATTTGCTTCTCTGAGACTCTGTagattcatttatttcagcCCAGATAAAGTTCGCTCCACCCACAGAAAGCAATGAATTTAAATCCAACTGAGAAATACAATCTCATTATTTCCGTCTCTCATCACATTTTAATTACAGCACAATGTTGCTAATGTGCAAATGCTTATAACTTTTAATGTGAATGCCCCGTggtcaatattttattttctgattaaagggccagtgtgtaggatttagtggcatctagcggtgaggttgcagattaactaaatgaatacacctcctctcaccctccccttcTAAGCATGTAGGAGAATCTACAGTGGCCGCGAAATTCATGAAAAACGTGAAAAacgcgaaaggccctctctagagctgatatttggtttgtccattctgggctactgtagaaacatggtggagcaaacatggcggcctccatggcctccgctccctatgtagatataaagggctcattctaaggtgacaaacacacaacaattcttattttcaggtgatttatacactaattaaaacatacttatgaatattatatttcatttctgcctaGTCtattctgctagatgccactaaatcttacacactgtccctttaaaaaaaaaaacaaacccaaaaacaaCGACAATGAAGCCAGTGCTTAAAAGttcatgtcattatttttgtgtctATGTTTGCTTCAACCACTCTTCAATCCTCTGTCCAGGCAACATTCATGGTTCGTCTGCCACCTCTGGGTCTAGCTGTGTTCCATCTTTACGACTCCCCTGACTCGCCCATGACGCTCCGCTCCGACACCCTCCTCAGGCTGTCTGGACGGACTGCCAGCGCCCGCGCCATGGACCCGCTTCCTGTCCGCTCTCAGCAGGCGGACTCTCAGACCTTCTACATCAGCAGCCAGTCTCTCACACTGGGCTTCTCCGGCACCACCGGTCTGCTGGAGGTTGGCGTTTTATCTGCTCTGACTTCTATTGATTTTGTATCTGCATTAGAGATCTGCTCATCTGTTTTTAACTTTGATcttcaggagaaaaaaaatgaacttgaTTTCCCAATAAACCCTGGCTGTTTGATCAAAGTGAACATGACATGTCTTGTTGCTACTCAAACAtcctttcatctcttttctaattcttttttttttttttttccccctccgcGATCGTCTTTCTTCCACTTTTTGGCTTTTTCATCTGCAGAGTATCAAGCGCAAGGATGATCCTCAGGAAGTGAAAGTTCAGATGCAGTTTATGGTTTACGGCACTCGTCCCTCAAAAGACAAAAGTGGGGCTTACCTCTTCCTACCTGACGGGAAAGCAAAGGTATTCACTCTAGTTGTTGAATCTCAAATGTTTACTTGCCTCTCATAAGCTTTTGATATATCTTCCCATGTGTATTGCCACATTGTATGATGCTAGGGAGCTGGGTGCCTCCTCATCTTGTCTTGAGATGAATCTTGAGTTAAAGACAACAGAACGCACTGGAGTGTCAGCGTGTCGTTGCCATATTGTATcttgttactgctgctgctcccatTTTTAGCACTTCCTCTGCTCACAGtgccatctctctcttcctgctttCAGCCCTACAACCAGAAAGAGCCGCCTGTGGTGCGTGTTGTTGAGGGCCCTCTCTTTTCTGAGGTGGTGGCACACTACCAGCATTTTCAGCAGACCATTCGCATAAACAATGTGCCAGGTAATAACAGCGCAAAACTGCACAATGGAATCAGTTCCAAAAAGCtttttgtgtttagtttaaGGCACCAGATGGTACAATACACCAAGGGCTCATGTGTTTGACAATATGACAATTTATAATTCATAATGAAATTTATGTACTTTTTATCCTGTCAGCTGAAAGTGTTAGATTTTGTACATTCAGCAGGCTCACACTATTTGTAAGCAATATTTGGTAACACTTTGTTTTACAGGTCGTTTAATTTTATGCAaatttctgaaaacaaaattcTGAAACTTTTCTGTATAATTTCCAGGTATTTAACtgttttacagagagggtggtgcaatttggtacaaattataaggaAAAAAACTGTGCcaattcattatatttgggttcatacataGTTGTTAGTCTGCAAAAATTCTTAAATAATTGTTAAGAATCTAATTTATtatctgacagaaaatacttaaaatagttttcagtgtagttttgtgtgtcaaactacatattagcatattagcttGTTTcttaaatacttaaaaacatTTCCCGTATACTACCAAATCACATAACCCTTTGAAAGAAATGTGCTAAGAATTAACAGTTATACaagagcagcagaaaaaaatctaatatgcaaatatataatTTGACACACAAGCACTGAGCACTGAAAActaattattttctgtcagttaaagaattgtcAAGAGTCGATTTCTTGCAAATTAACAGCTATAAACCCAAACATTAAGAGTGGGTGCTTACAAATTAAaccaacttttttcttttattttttcttatcattTCTACTAAATTACACCAACATCTCTGTAAAATGTTCTAACAATGAAACATTAAATTCCTGCAAATGACTTAGAAAAGTCAATTAGAAAAAATGAGTATAAAATGAAGGAACCTGTAAAACAAAGCAGTATATGTCCCAGTTCTGCAGATCACATCTTTCCATTCACTTCCCTCCATGGATGACTTTTTGTatggttttgtatttttaggTGTGGATGGCTTGTCTGTGGACATCACCACCATGGTGGACATCAGAGATCAGACCAATAAGGAGCTGGCCATGCGACTGACCACTGATATCCAGAGTGGAGACGTCTTCTACACAGACCTCAACGGCTTCCAGGTCAGTCCCACTCTGgacagctttgtgtgtgtgtgtgtgtgtgtgtgtgtgtgtctgattatGTGCACGGTAAGAAGCTGCTAACCTCTTAACCTTAAGTTTGACATATTGTGTTGGTCTGTGTCTGATCCTTCATCTTGTAGATTCAGCCTCGTCACCACTACCTAAAGCTCCCCTTGCAGGCCAACTTCTATCCCATGCCCAGCCAGGCGTACATCCAGGACAGCAATCACCGCCTCACGCTGCACACAGCTCAGTCTCTGGGCGTCAGCAGCCTGGAGAGCGGTCTGTATCTTATTAcgttttattcagttttctatcatttatcatcatttatttttttttaatgaaagttaTGTTTGAAATGGatgctctttttctttgtttactgtctctctgctttttaTTGAGCAGTATTGAAgcacttctctctctccctcgagAGGTTTTCAGAGAGCAGATCAGTTCATACCCTCACATTTTTCTACTGGGCTAATCCTTTTATCATCGTTAGGTGCATAATGGAGGCATTTGTACATGACAAGTAGCTCAAAGTGTTTGTCTTCATTGACTGATGTCGGAAAGTTCAATACACGGGGGTTTGTATTAAAGTCCCTGCTCCTCCTTTTCCCTCAGGCCAACTCGAAGTGATTATGGACCGGCGACTGATGCAGGATGATAATCGTGGGCTGGGTCAGGGCCTGAAGGACAACAAGAAGACAGCCAACCGCTTCAGACTGCTGCTGGAGCGAAGATCCACGGGGAACAAGGTCAGTCAGATGAAAGCAAAGGCGGTTATTGAAGCGGTGCAGCTGCTCTTGAAATTCAGGCACACCACACCTGACTCTGAGGTGCTGAATGTGTTTCTATAAGCTCTGTGCAGTGTCGCTGCATTGAACAATGTTTCATCCTTCATTAACACCTGTCTtcatatctttcttttttttcaatactCATTACCTCCCCATCTGTCTTTTTGGTTTCCTCTCCTCTAATTttgttctccttctctttttcttccactCGATTACCTTCAGCATGATGGCGTCTTTGCCAAACTCTCCTCCTTGTTTCATTCTTTCCTCTCCAAAATCTTGACTGACGGAGTTCAAAAGGTAACGTTGCCTTGGCAACAGTGAGGATGCTTGTTAGCCAGCATCATAGTCTGTACTGTAGCTCCAGTTCCTAtgctcttattttatttaaattttttttgccTCCCTCCACCTTGTAGCTGTAGCCAAACTGGTCCATCTTTAGGATAGTAGTATTGAAAGTAACAAATGATatcatttatcaagtaaatgAATACACATGAGCAGAGGATGGGAAGGCATTGGTTGCAGTTTTATCATCCAGCTCTATTTGGTAAAACTGCTGATGGTACTGTGGATGAAGTTCTGGCCTGCTACGATCCTCCAGTCAACAAAACATTGCACATCATGTTTGAAACACTCTTGCTCTTCATTTAAAATTTGACTTCAGCGCTGTAACAAACTCAATATggtaaatgggctgcatttTTATATAGCCCCTTTCTAGTCTTCCagccactcaaagtgctttatgctacatgccaacattcacccgttgacacacattcatatgctgatggcAGAAGCTGCCGcgcaaggtgccaacctgctcatcaggaaaTTCACACAatgatggcacagccttcgggagcaatttggggttcagtatcttgcccaaggacactttgacatgcgggCTGGAGCAGCCGGGGATCAAACTGCCAATCTTCCAACTggtggatgacccgctctacctcctgagccacagccgcccgCCCCCTGCTCTATAAAAGTCTGTGTGGACTAGAATTAGAAATATACCTCATACTCTTACAATCTAGCAAAAAGACTAAATCTAGAAGTGTGACCTGAATGTCGTAATAGATGGACTGTCTCTTCCCTCCTCCAGATGATGGACAGTGCAACAACTAGCTTCCCGTCGATACTTAGTCACATGACCAATGCCGTCCTGAACCACGAGGTCTTGGCGCTGCCCGTCCTGCCAAAAAGGCGCGGCATCCCTCCTCTACAAACCTTCGCCCCCCTCAAGTCCATCCTTCCCTGCGACTTCCACCTGCTGAACCTGCGCAGCATCCAAAGCCAGGTAAAGATTCAGGAATCTAGCTGATTCTTGATTTTTGGAGTtacatattctgtttttcctttgGAACCGACttgtcttctgtgtgtgtgtgtgtgtgtgtgtgct
Protein-coding regions in this window:
- the man2a2 gene encoding alpha-mannosidase 2x → MKLRKQVTVCGGAIFCVAVFSLYLMLDRVQHDPARRQNGGNFPRSQISVLQNRIEQLEQLLEENHQIISHIKDSVMELTDTGAVSPSGHLPFRSANGSWVLPFDGRPTFLAVKPQDCQFAVGSHGQADVQMVDVYSLLKFDNPDGGVWKQGFDITYDPDEWDNEPLQVFVVPHSHNDPGWIKTFDKYFTDQTQHILNNMVVKLAEDPRRKFIWSEISFFSKWWETADIHKQEAMRKLILGGQLEIVTGGWVMTDEANVHYFAMIDQLIEGHQWLEKNLGITPRSGWAVDPFGHSATMPYLLKKANLTSMLIQRVHYSIKKHFASTRSLEFMWRQAWDTGSSSDIFCHMMPFYSYDVPHTCGPDPKICCQFDFKRLPGGRINCPWKVPPKTVVEANVAERAHLLLDQYRKKSKLYRSKVLLVPLGDDFRYDKALEWDQQYINYQKLFDYMNSHPEMHVQAQFGTLSDYFNAVYKAHGVAQGSRPADFPVLSGDFFAYADREDHYWTGYFTSRPFYKSLDRVIESHLRGAEILYSLAVANARHAGMEGRYPVADYALLVDARRSVALFQHHDAITGTAKENVVVDYGTKLLRSLIGLKRVIINAAHFLVMKNKEFYRFYQTEPFLETDDRRATQDSLPQRTLIELDPAGPRYLVLFNPIEQERLCVVTVLVNTVRVRVLTEDGQTLPVQLSAQWSSASQMSAEVFEATFMVRLPPLGLAVFHLYDSPDSPMTLRSDTLLRLSGRTASARAMDPLPVRSQQADSQTFYISSQSLTLGFSGTTGLLESIKRKDDPQEVKVQMQFMVYGTRPSKDKSGAYLFLPDGKAKPYNQKEPPVVRVVEGPLFSEVVAHYQHFQQTIRINNVPGVDGLSVDITTMVDIRDQTNKELAMRLTTDIQSGDVFYTDLNGFQIQPRHHYLKLPLQANFYPMPSQAYIQDSNHRLTLHTAQSLGVSSLESGQLEVIMDRRLMQDDNRGLGQGLKDNKKTANRFRLLLERRSTGNKMMDSATTSFPSILSHMTNAVLNHEVLALPVLPKRRGIPPLQTFAPLKSILPCDFHLLNLRSIQSQQDPPSPSAYTALILHRLGLDCGLEAQNLGFNCTTTQGQLSVSGLFKNLDLQLLQPISLTLMHPGTPLANDSSINLDPMEISAFKLKLR